A DNA window from Streptomyces parvus contains the following coding sequences:
- a CDS encoding AAA family ATPase gives MRATSPVIVGRDEEIGLLSSALDAVQRRSGRALFLLGEAGIGKSRLVGECAYRAYGLGMPVLRGRATSTGLVVPFRPLVEALASRFRAAGTPTDPELAPYHPALARLVPEWRRAGSPGYPETVVELAEALLRLLSVLGRDAGCTILLEDLHDCDTETVAVVEYVIDNLADLPILFLGTLRPEPGPALDLVRSAERRHAASVRELGPLHDDQVRTLTGACLEAGPQEIPEAVHRRLAERAAGNPYLLEVLLADLLDTGRLRRTDGVWEAMEQPGGSIPSDIVRSWARRLERLDEPVRDLLLASATLGSQFSVTVLQTVTGFGDRALFTHLRSAVEAGVIAPDGAAPDRYTFRHSLTAEALISSLVPAERASLARRAAAAIEHSGEPLDEDGRQLVASLQLAAGDRAGAARQFAEAGRRMLASGAHGSAVVLLERAHPLAAEADRAAVAESLAVARAEGGDLDGALALAEALPPVPARSEAAARRGQFHIDLAWAAVMAERTADAALQVEAARVLLGPTPPPGRRAALVVVDGYLALLPGLPGKGRPYRDPAETEQAVQKAAETAEAEGLPVVACQAWQLLALLRREEGFDAADAALERMLSISTEHALPVWRVEALVRLGANAFMRTGDASRLLSARAAATDLGALLLTRTVDGLLAMNAVLCARWEEAQEIIDRSAGASARVGDLSAHRYLLLAGATMAAHRGRRRDMDRALAAFRRAGGEQSLLVPLRSGLCRAFGALLEEDRERASAGLDEALAWELDHPSYYYLSGRYGLRPLLRVLAGQADRTELEEARAAPGGCLAWNRQFLDLADAVLLGRKGDPAGAARLMASFVQRSAPFPVAHHLGLRLVADAARADGWGEPVAWLRTAEEFFYGAGVQPVSAACRAALRQAGASVGQHRGGWDRIPSPLRTSGVTPREYEVFVLLPERPGNQQIARRLSISPRTVEKHMASLLNKTGRADRAALCEFAAECAAEPA, from the coding sequence ATGCGAGCCACTTCGCCGGTCATCGTCGGGCGGGACGAGGAGATCGGACTGCTGAGCAGCGCCCTGGACGCCGTGCAACGGCGTTCGGGGCGCGCGCTGTTCCTCCTCGGGGAAGCCGGTATCGGAAAGTCCCGGCTGGTGGGCGAGTGCGCCTACCGGGCCTACGGGCTCGGCATGCCGGTGCTGCGCGGCCGGGCCACCTCGACCGGACTCGTCGTGCCGTTCCGCCCGCTCGTGGAGGCGCTGGCGTCCCGGTTCCGGGCGGCCGGCACCCCGACCGATCCGGAGCTGGCGCCCTACCATCCGGCGCTGGCCCGGCTGGTCCCGGAGTGGCGCCGGGCCGGGTCACCCGGGTATCCGGAGACGGTCGTGGAGCTGGCCGAGGCGCTGCTGCGCCTGCTGTCCGTGCTGGGCAGGGACGCGGGCTGCACGATCCTGCTGGAGGATCTGCACGACTGCGACACGGAGACCGTCGCGGTCGTCGAGTACGTCATCGACAACCTCGCCGACCTGCCCATCCTGTTCCTCGGCACCCTGCGCCCCGAGCCGGGCCCCGCGCTGGACCTCGTACGCTCCGCGGAACGCCGACACGCCGCCAGCGTGCGCGAGTTGGGGCCGCTCCACGACGACCAGGTGCGGACGCTGACGGGCGCGTGCCTGGAGGCCGGGCCGCAGGAGATACCGGAGGCGGTGCACCGGCGGCTGGCCGAGCGCGCCGCGGGCAACCCGTATCTGCTGGAGGTGCTGCTGGCGGACCTCCTCGACACCGGCCGGCTCCGGCGGACGGACGGCGTCTGGGAGGCGATGGAGCAGCCCGGCGGTTCCATCCCCTCGGACATCGTGCGCAGTTGGGCCCGGAGGCTGGAGCGGCTGGACGAGCCGGTACGGGATCTCTTACTGGCGTCGGCCACGCTGGGCAGCCAGTTCTCGGTGACCGTGCTCCAGACCGTCACCGGATTCGGGGACCGGGCCCTGTTCACGCATCTGCGGTCCGCTGTGGAGGCCGGAGTCATCGCCCCGGACGGTGCCGCCCCCGACCGCTACACCTTCCGGCACTCGCTCACCGCCGAGGCCCTGATCTCCTCGCTCGTCCCGGCCGAGCGTGCCTCCCTGGCCCGCCGGGCCGCCGCGGCCATCGAGCACTCCGGGGAGCCGCTGGACGAGGACGGGCGGCAGCTCGTGGCCTCGCTGCAACTGGCGGCGGGCGACCGGGCCGGGGCGGCCCGCCAGTTCGCGGAGGCCGGAAGACGCATGCTCGCTTCGGGAGCGCACGGCTCCGCCGTGGTTCTACTGGAGCGGGCGCACCCCCTGGCCGCCGAGGCCGACCGGGCCGCCGTCGCCGAGTCGTTGGCGGTCGCCCGGGCCGAGGGCGGCGATCTCGACGGCGCGCTGGCGCTGGCGGAAGCCCTGCCGCCCGTTCCGGCGCGTTCCGAAGCCGCGGCGCGGCGCGGACAGTTCCACATCGACCTCGCCTGGGCGGCGGTGATGGCGGAGCGCACCGCCGATGCCGCGCTCCAGGTCGAGGCGGCCCGCGTGCTCCTGGGCCCGACGCCGCCCCCGGGCCGCCGGGCCGCGCTCGTGGTGGTCGACGGATATCTGGCGCTGCTCCCCGGGCTCCCCGGGAAGGGGCGGCCGTACCGGGATCCGGCGGAGACCGAGCAGGCCGTCCAGAAGGCCGCCGAGACCGCTGAGGCCGAGGGACTGCCCGTGGTGGCTTGCCAGGCCTGGCAGTTGCTGGCGCTGCTGCGGCGCGAGGAGGGCTTCGACGCGGCGGACGCCGCGCTGGAGCGCATGCTGTCGATCTCCACCGAGCACGCCCTGCCGGTCTGGCGGGTGGAGGCGCTGGTGCGGCTCGGCGCGAACGCCTTCATGCGGACCGGGGACGCTTCCCGGCTGCTCTCCGCCCGGGCGGCGGCCACCGATCTGGGCGCGCTGCTGCTGACCCGTACGGTCGACGGGCTGCTCGCGATGAACGCGGTGCTGTGCGCCCGGTGGGAGGAGGCGCAGGAGATCATCGACCGCTCGGCCGGGGCCAGTGCCCGGGTCGGCGATCTGTCCGCCCACCGCTACCTGCTGCTGGCCGGGGCGACGATGGCCGCGCACCGGGGGCGTCGGCGGGACATGGACCGGGCGCTGGCCGCGTTCCGGCGGGCCGGTGGCGAGCAGTCGCTGCTGGTGCCGCTCCGGTCGGGGCTCTGCCGGGCGTTCGGGGCGCTGCTGGAGGAGGACCGGGAGCGGGCGTCGGCGGGCCTGGACGAGGCGCTGGCCTGGGAGTTGGACCACCCGAGCTACTACTACCTGAGCGGGCGGTACGGGCTGCGCCCGCTGCTGCGGGTCCTCGCGGGGCAGGCGGACCGGACGGAGCTGGAGGAGGCGCGGGCGGCTCCCGGCGGCTGCCTGGCCTGGAACCGGCAGTTCCTGGACCTGGCCGACGCGGTGCTGCTCGGCCGGAAGGGGGACCCGGCCGGGGCCGCCCGGCTGATGGCGTCCTTCGTGCAGCGCTCCGCCCCCTTCCCGGTCGCCCACCACCTGGGGCTGCGGCTGGTCGCGGACGCGGCCCGGGCGGACGGGTGGGGCGAGCCGGTGGCGTGGCTGCGCACCGCCGAGGAGTTCTTCTACGGGGCCGGGGTGCAGCCGGTCTCCGCCGCCTGCCGGGCGGCGCTGCGGCAGGCCGGGGCGAGCGTGGGCCAGCACCGGGGCGGCTGGGACCGGATCCCGTCGCCGCTGCGGACCAGTGGGGTGACGCCACGCGAGTACGAGGTGTTCGTCCTGCTGCCCGAGCGGCCCGGGAACCAGCAGATCGCCCGTCGGCTGTCGATCTCGCCCCGCACGGTGGAGAAGCACATGGCCAGCCTGCTGAACAAGACCGGCCGCGCGGACCGGGCGGCGCTGTGCGAGTTCGCCGCCGAGTGCGCCGCCGAACCGGCCTGA
- a CDS encoding BTAD domain-containing putative transcriptional regulator, with translation MTRPPVRTGAAGTVHFSLLGPLTARRDGRELALGPRKQRLVLATLLARPNTPVPVDVLTDAVWPDDPPRTARKNLQVYISAARALLGPGGDGGTDRLVHGCGGYLLRIAEDELDTLRFGSLARAGRAAAERGDLPGAARLLRQALDLWEGPPLNDLRDSAGVADEADRLEARCLTVYEDWAEAEIELGRAAVAVDGLRDLVERHPLRERLRAAWMNSLHQSGRQAEALAVYDDYRQLMARELGLEPSPAMAALYRSMLGRGREARRPAAPRETPSPVALPAGTGAFTGRREELRDLLDVLGGGEERVVVVSGPGGAGKSALAVRAAHLLADPFPDGRVHVRVRGEDGAARGRAEILAELGRWCGVAAAGAEAPATPAGAEAPASAGALAVLAEAWQEWQARHRALVVLDDVPDEASVRGLLPRSGKCAVLVTARGQLSGLAPVHRIALPALADGEALELLGKLIGAGRLRTDPGAALRIVRACGGLPLAVEVSGMRLAVLRHLPLAEYADRLDDPSAALDELVAGDVSVRERIASGWHDLADGNRWVLGRLAGLADEGCFTLDRATVALGCGERAAIRAVEALIDAGAVTSPAGEVTAHAALYEVPRLLCLFAREQRAAGEQRAAGEQRAAGEQRAAGEQQGPGDRTGAPAAPALSPG, from the coding sequence ATGACCCGACCTCCCGTCCGTACCGGTGCCGCCGGTACCGTGCACTTCTCCCTGCTCGGTCCGCTGACCGCCCGGCGGGACGGCCGTGAGCTGGCGCTCGGCCCGCGCAAGCAGCGCCTGGTCCTCGCCACCCTGCTGGCGCGGCCCAACACCCCTGTTCCGGTGGACGTGTTGACCGACGCGGTATGGCCGGACGATCCGCCCCGCACCGCCCGTAAGAACCTCCAGGTGTACATCAGCGCCGCCCGCGCCCTCCTGGGCCCCGGCGGGGACGGCGGCACGGACCGGCTGGTGCACGGTTGCGGGGGCTATCTCCTGCGCATCGCCGAGGACGAACTGGACACCCTGCGCTTCGGGTCGCTGGCCCGGGCCGGGCGGGCGGCGGCGGAGCGGGGCGATCTTCCCGGCGCCGCCCGGCTGCTGCGCCAGGCGCTCGACCTGTGGGAGGGGCCGCCGCTGAACGATCTGCGGGACTCGGCCGGGGTGGCCGACGAGGCGGACCGCCTGGAGGCCCGATGTCTCACGGTGTACGAGGACTGGGCGGAGGCCGAGATCGAGTTGGGCCGGGCCGCCGTCGCGGTGGACGGGCTGCGGGATCTGGTGGAGCGCCATCCGCTGCGGGAGCGGCTGCGGGCCGCCTGGATGAACTCCCTGCACCAGTCCGGCCGGCAGGCCGAGGCGCTGGCGGTGTACGACGACTACCGGCAGCTGATGGCACGGGAGTTGGGCCTGGAGCCGAGTCCGGCGATGGCGGCGTTGTACCGGTCGATGCTCGGCCGGGGGCGTGAGGCGCGGCGGCCGGCCGCGCCCCGGGAGACGCCGAGCCCGGTGGCGCTGCCCGCCGGTACGGGGGCGTTCACCGGCCGCCGCGAGGAGCTACGGGACCTGCTCGACGTCCTGGGCGGTGGCGAGGAGCGCGTGGTGGTCGTCTCGGGTCCGGGCGGTGCGGGGAAGTCGGCGCTGGCGGTCCGGGCGGCGCACCTGCTCGCCGACCCGTTCCCCGACGGCCGCGTGCACGTCCGGGTGCGCGGGGAGGACGGCGCGGCGCGCGGCCGGGCGGAGATCCTGGCGGAGCTGGGGCGCTGGTGCGGGGTGGCGGCGGCAGGCGCGGAGGCCCCCGCGACGCCGGCAGGCGCTGAAGCCCCCGCGTCGGCCGGTGCCCTCGCGGTCCTCGCGGAGGCCTGGCAGGAGTGGCAGGCCCGGCACCGGGCGCTGGTGGTCCTGGACGACGTGCCGGACGAGGCGTCCGTACGAGGGTTGCTGCCCCGGTCGGGGAAGTGCGCCGTACTGGTCACCGCCCGGGGGCAGTTGTCCGGACTCGCCCCGGTGCACCGGATCGCGCTGCCGGCGCTGGCGGACGGGGAGGCGCTGGAGCTGCTGGGGAAGCTGATCGGCGCCGGGCGGCTGCGGACGGACCCGGGGGCGGCGCTGCGGATCGTCCGCGCCTGTGGAGGGCTGCCGCTGGCGGTGGAGGTGAGCGGGATGCGGCTGGCGGTACTGCGGCATCTGCCCTTGGCGGAGTACGCGGACCGGCTCGACGACCCGTCGGCCGCGCTCGACGAACTGGTCGCCGGGGACGTCTCCGTACGGGAGCGGATCGCGTCCGGCTGGCACGACCTGGCCGATGGCAACCGGTGGGTGCTGGGGCGGCTGGCCGGGCTCGCCGATGAGGGATGCTTCACCCTGGACCGGGCCACGGTGGCGCTGGGCTGCGGGGAGCGGGCGGCGATCCGGGCCGTGGAAGCGCTGATCGACGCCGGTGCGGTGACCTCCCCCGCAGGCGAGGTCACCGCGCATGCGGCGCTGTACGAAGTGCCGCGTCTTCTCTGCCTGTTCGCGCGCGAGCAGCGGGCAGCGGGCGAGCAGCGGGCAGCGGGCGAGCAGCGGGCAGCGGGCGAGCAGCGGGCGGCGGGCGAGCAGCAAGGGCCGGGGGACCGGACCGGCGCGCCTGCCGCCCCCGCCCTCAGCCCAGGGTGA
- the lanKC gene encoding class III lanthionine synthetase LanKC, translated as MPGIQETQLYCLADRRYYDTPARLPDQETRYRLDTAEPPDGWRRVAGGLWTSLLPEGCDPAEQGWKIHVSTVPDEAARTLRDTAAICLRHRVPFKFLRSEQALLLMSGKYMSRGSAGKFLTLYPPDETALTRLLDELTTTLSGRRGPYILSDLRIGDAPVYVRYGSFVDRWCHDARGERVPALRHPSGELVPDERGVVFRTPAWVKVPELLRPHLAARAAARDDSFPYTVTEALQFSNAGGIYLARHRETGHRVVLREARPHCGLDAVGDDAVARLEREHRALTALAGLDCVPEVYGVRTVWEHRFLMTEYVEGPTLLDEIVARFALVRGARTADELAPYTAWVDQVTGQLADALRQIHGRGLRFGDLHPSNIILRPDGRLALVDFEYATGLDDEQTPLAGAPGLQAPPGTPGAEADAYALWATWLTMLMPLTEMASHDRAKALSLESWARERYGLAPDAGPARPALLRAAERAADREGEIAALLGGPVPDWAELRARLIAGIRAGATPERRDRLFPGDPKGFATGGTDLAHGAAGVLYALHRVGAPVPADWTDWLAETARRRDPAAPGGLYEGLPGTAVTLALLGRPDEARELFARTVEATRPSPSADLLTGRAGIALAAVRLATAGPGAPDPELLDTALHTAWDLDCLVRGETVAGGPAAPPSAGLLRGLSGAALLHLELHALTGEEWLLRAARTALYRDSGHCVAMDDGTVQVKDGRRHLLYLDQGSGGFALVARAYLARQEAPALAGLLPGVRKGCGNEFVREPGLFTGRAGLVSTARQLEDGGPAGPEVLASVRNLSWHLVADGNRLLVPGSRLRRCSADLATGAAGLLLALHFLAGADADGAAAPEGHAPRGDGHRPHDLLKLLTLG; from the coding sequence GTGCCCGGCATCCAGGAGACCCAGCTGTACTGCCTCGCCGACCGCCGGTACTACGACACCCCGGCCCGGCTCCCCGACCAGGAGACCCGCTACCGACTCGACACGGCCGAGCCGCCCGACGGATGGCGGCGCGTGGCCGGCGGGCTGTGGACGTCACTGCTGCCCGAGGGCTGCGATCCGGCCGAACAGGGCTGGAAGATCCACGTGTCGACCGTCCCCGACGAGGCGGCCCGCACCCTCCGCGACACCGCCGCGATCTGCCTCCGGCACCGGGTCCCGTTCAAATTCCTCCGCAGTGAGCAGGCGCTCCTGCTGATGTCGGGGAAGTACATGTCCCGGGGCAGCGCGGGGAAGTTCCTCACCCTCTACCCGCCGGACGAGACGGCCCTGACCCGCCTGCTCGACGAACTGACCACGACCCTGTCCGGCCGCCGGGGCCCGTACATCCTGAGCGATCTGCGCATCGGCGACGCCCCCGTCTACGTACGGTACGGCTCCTTCGTCGACCGCTGGTGCCACGACGCCCGGGGCGAGCGGGTGCCCGCCCTGCGTCATCCCTCCGGTGAACTCGTGCCCGACGAACGGGGCGTGGTGTTCCGCACGCCCGCCTGGGTGAAGGTGCCCGAACTGCTGCGGCCCCACCTCGCCGCCCGCGCAGCCGCACGCGACGACTCCTTCCCGTACACCGTCACCGAGGCGCTCCAGTTCTCCAACGCGGGCGGCATCTACCTCGCCCGGCACCGGGAGACCGGCCACCGGGTCGTGCTGCGCGAGGCCCGCCCGCACTGCGGGCTCGACGCGGTGGGCGACGACGCCGTGGCCCGGCTGGAGCGCGAGCACCGGGCCCTCACGGCGCTGGCCGGGCTCGACTGCGTACCGGAGGTGTACGGCGTACGGACCGTGTGGGAGCACCGGTTCCTGATGACGGAGTACGTCGAGGGGCCCACCCTGCTCGACGAGATCGTGGCCCGCTTCGCGCTGGTACGCGGAGCCCGTACGGCGGACGAACTCGCCCCGTACACCGCGTGGGTGGACCAGGTGACCGGGCAGCTCGCCGACGCACTGCGCCAGATCCATGGCCGGGGCCTGCGCTTCGGGGATCTGCACCCCTCCAACATCATCCTGCGGCCCGACGGCCGGCTCGCGCTCGTCGACTTCGAGTACGCCACCGGACTCGACGACGAACAGACCCCGTTGGCCGGTGCTCCCGGCCTCCAGGCCCCGCCCGGCACCCCGGGTGCGGAGGCCGACGCCTACGCCCTGTGGGCCACCTGGCTCACCATGCTGATGCCGCTGACCGAGATGGCCTCCCACGACCGGGCCAAGGCGCTCTCCCTGGAGTCCTGGGCCAGGGAGCGCTACGGCCTCGCACCCGACGCCGGCCCGGCCCGCCCCGCCCTGCTGCGGGCGGCGGAGCGCGCCGCCGACCGGGAGGGCGAGATCGCCGCCCTCCTCGGCGGGCCCGTGCCCGACTGGGCCGAACTGCGCGCCCGGCTGATCGCGGGTATCCGCGCGGGCGCGACGCCCGAGCGCCGCGACCGGCTCTTCCCCGGCGATCCCAAGGGCTTCGCCACCGGCGGTACGGATCTGGCGCACGGCGCCGCCGGGGTCCTCTACGCCCTCCACCGCGTCGGGGCCCCGGTCCCGGCCGACTGGACCGACTGGCTCGCGGAGACCGCCCGCCGCCGCGACCCCGCAGCCCCGGGCGGCCTCTACGAGGGGCTGCCGGGCACAGCGGTGACACTGGCGCTGCTCGGCCGCCCGGACGAGGCGCGCGAACTGTTCGCCCGGACCGTCGAGGCCACCCGCCCGTCCCCCTCGGCCGACCTGCTGACCGGGCGCGCGGGCATCGCCCTGGCCGCCGTCCGCCTGGCCACGGCCGGACCCGGCGCCCCGGACCCGGAGCTGCTGGACACCGCCCTGCACACCGCCTGGGACCTCGACTGCCTGGTGCGGGGCGAGACGGTGGCGGGCGGACCGGCGGCCCCGCCGTCGGCCGGACTGCTGCGCGGGCTCAGCGGGGCGGCGCTCCTCCACCTCGAACTGCACGCGCTCACCGGTGAGGAGTGGCTGCTGCGCGCCGCCCGCACCGCCCTGTACCGGGACTCGGGCCACTGCGTCGCGATGGACGACGGCACGGTCCAGGTCAAGGACGGCCGCCGCCACCTGCTCTACCTCGACCAGGGCAGCGGCGGCTTCGCCCTGGTCGCCCGTGCCTACCTGGCCCGACAGGAAGCGCCCGCGCTCGCCGGACTGCTGCCCGGGGTGCGCAAGGGCTGCGGCAACGAGTTCGTGCGCGAGCCGGGGCTGTTCACCGGACGCGCCGGACTCGTCTCCACCGCCCGCCAGTTGGAGGACGGCGGCCCGGCCGGGCCCGAGGTCCTCGCCTCCGTGCGCAACCTGTCCTGGCACCTGGTCGCCGACGGGAACCGGCTGCTGGTGCCCGGGTCCCGGCTGCGGCGCTGCTCCGCCGACCTGGCCACCGGGGCGGCCGGGCTGCTGCTCGCCCTGCACTTCCTCGCCGGAGCGGACGCCGACGGAGCCGCCGCACCGGAAGGGCATGCCCCCCGGGGCGACGGCCACCGGCCGCACGATCTGCTGAAGCTGCTCACCCTGGGCTGA
- a CDS encoding MFS transporter: MATPLRSNRDFRLLWMSGLFAVLGSQMSALALPLLILKETGSAVQAGTVGTVSICAVLITMLPGGVMADRVERRRLMRLCDAGSLLAVTALTVAVWNGHAPMVLVLLVATAGAVLNSVYAPAAFGLLRAVVPPDQMGTATARLQARTATVRLVGPLVGGALFGVHEALPFTAQFLGLFLSTVCVALVRTRSAAHKKAGSVFSRDELTAGLGFLWRLPYLRTVLLVFGLGMNFAFGALTFTALAVFSEGGRSGLGGGFVITCVSAGALVGALLAPRLSPDRHIRALLVVTCWSCVLTAGVLAWLSSPLVAGLLCAVCMGLSTVASIGFLSTLLVVTPEDRVGRVQSAASFLSSIVQPFGPLAGGALLTALGPRNAFGVVGAVLAVSAAVMTLAPSVRSGAVPPPASPAAPDDEADVPGPREPTPRPVPDAAGPGAL; the protein is encoded by the coding sequence ATGGCCACGCCCCTCCGCTCCAACCGGGACTTCCGGCTGCTCTGGATGAGCGGCCTGTTCGCCGTTCTGGGCAGCCAGATGAGCGCACTCGCGCTGCCCCTGCTCATCCTCAAGGAGACCGGCTCCGCCGTGCAGGCCGGCACCGTGGGGACCGTCTCCATCTGCGCCGTGCTGATCACGATGCTGCCCGGCGGCGTCATGGCCGACCGGGTCGAGCGCCGCCGGCTGATGCGGCTGTGCGACGCGGGGAGCCTGCTCGCGGTCACCGCCCTGACCGTCGCCGTGTGGAACGGCCACGCCCCCATGGTGCTCGTCCTGCTGGTCGCCACCGCCGGTGCCGTACTGAACAGCGTCTACGCCCCCGCCGCCTTCGGTCTGCTGCGCGCGGTCGTACCGCCGGACCAGATGGGCACGGCGACCGCCCGGCTCCAGGCCCGTACCGCCACGGTCCGGCTGGTCGGCCCGCTCGTCGGCGGCGCGCTCTTCGGCGTCCACGAGGCGCTGCCCTTCACCGCCCAGTTCCTGGGCCTGTTCCTGTCGACCGTCTGCGTGGCCCTCGTGCGCACCCGCTCGGCCGCCCACAAGAAGGCCGGGTCCGTCTTCAGCCGCGACGAGCTCACCGCCGGGCTCGGCTTCCTCTGGCGCCTGCCCTACCTGCGTACGGTGCTGCTCGTCTTCGGTCTCGGTATGAACTTCGCGTTCGGCGCCCTGACCTTCACCGCGCTCGCCGTCTTCTCCGAGGGCGGCCGCTCCGGGCTCGGCGGCGGCTTCGTCATCACCTGTGTCTCGGCGGGTGCTCTCGTCGGCGCGCTGCTCGCCCCCCGGCTCTCTCCCGACCGCCATATCCGGGCCCTCCTGGTCGTCACCTGCTGGAGCTGCGTGCTGACGGCGGGGGTGCTGGCCTGGCTCAGCAGCCCGCTGGTGGCGGGGCTGCTCTGCGCGGTGTGCATGGGCCTGTCGACCGTCGCCAGCATCGGCTTCCTGTCGACCCTGCTGGTCGTCACCCCCGAGGACCGGGTCGGCCGGGTGCAGAGCGCGGCCTCCTTCCTGTCGTCGATCGTCCAGCCGTTCGGCCCGCTCGCGGGCGGCGCGCTGCTGACCGCGCTCGGCCCGCGCAACGCCTTCGGCGTGGTCGGCGCGGTGCTGGCCGTCTCGGCGGCGGTCATGACGCTCGCCCCCTCCGTACGGTCCGGGGCCGTCCCGCCGCCCGCGAGCCCCGCCGCACCGGACGACGAGGCCGACGTCCCCGGTCCGCGCGAGCCCACGCCTCGCCCCGTCCCCGACGCCGCCGGTCCCGGCGCACTCTGA
- a CDS encoding radical SAM protein — MELAELVARRPFPAAGLLLGLTRRCPLSCAHCSTGSGLFTRQEPDAAQLERFVGSFTVENRPDVVMLTGGEPLLLPALAERLSTLARDAGSRTALLSGMFFARGGSGRGGGRRGWRGTPGGGLTGGRDGAPRGGRRGAIPPAILRAIRSVDHFSASLDAHHEREVPRADVFRALHLVREEGVAVSLHLTGTGGSDPYLADLTRAVAKEFGGQVPCLVNEVRPFGRAASWARAARTGPDPAAASPCPMAAWPVVAFDGRVLACCNQDTVDRRPVPAHLDLGHIAEDDWAAVRRRALESPVLRMLRTVGPTHLAARYGSGPRPGSYCDGCRALGGDEAVAAGARTVAGGAAGELLDLTAAMRGSREGAQGIVRRHGCAAYAPLVVAGGPALPETGERDVR, encoded by the coding sequence ATGGAACTCGCCGAACTCGTCGCACGGCGGCCCTTCCCCGCCGCAGGCCTGCTGCTCGGCCTCACCCGGCGCTGCCCGCTGAGCTGCGCGCACTGCTCGACCGGGTCGGGCCTGTTCACCCGCCAGGAGCCGGACGCCGCTCAACTGGAGCGCTTCGTGGGCTCGTTCACGGTGGAGAACCGGCCGGACGTGGTCATGCTCACCGGCGGGGAACCGCTGCTCCTGCCCGCGCTCGCCGAGCGGCTGAGCACCCTGGCGCGGGACGCCGGGTCCCGTACGGCCCTGCTGAGCGGCATGTTCTTCGCCCGGGGCGGGAGCGGGCGGGGCGGCGGCCGACGCGGCTGGCGCGGCACGCCGGGCGGGGGGCTCACGGGCGGGCGGGACGGGGCTCCGCGGGGCGGACGGAGGGGGGCGATTCCGCCCGCCATCCTGCGCGCGATCCGTTCGGTCGACCATTTCTCGGCCTCCCTCGACGCCCACCACGAACGCGAGGTGCCGCGGGCCGACGTGTTCCGCGCCCTGCACCTCGTCCGGGAGGAGGGGGTGGCCGTGAGCCTCCACCTCACCGGGACCGGCGGCTCGGACCCGTACCTCGCCGACCTCACACGGGCGGTTGCCAAGGAGTTCGGCGGCCAGGTGCCGTGCCTGGTCAACGAGGTGCGGCCGTTCGGCCGGGCCGCTTCCTGGGCGCGGGCCGCCCGCACCGGACCCGACCCGGCCGCGGCGTCCCCGTGCCCGATGGCCGCCTGGCCGGTGGTCGCCTTCGACGGCCGGGTGCTGGCCTGCTGCAACCAGGACACCGTGGACCGCCGCCCCGTACCGGCCCATCTGGACCTCGGCCATATCGCGGAGGACGACTGGGCGGCCGTACGCCGCCGGGCGCTGGAATCCCCGGTGCTGCGGATGCTCCGCACGGTCGGACCGACGCATCTGGCCGCCCGGTACGGTTCCGGCCCCCGGCCGGGCTCCTACTGCGACGGCTGCCGGGCGCTGGGCGGCGACGAGGCGGTGGCGGCCGGGGCGCGGACGGTGGCGGGCGGCGCGGCCGGGGAGCTGCTGGATCTGACGGCCGCGATGCGCGGCTCCCGGGAGGGGGCGCAGGGCATCGTGCGCCGCCACGGCTGTGCGGCGTACGCGCCGCTGGTCGTCGCGGGCGGGCCGGCCCTGCCGGAGACCGGCGAACGGGACGTCCGATGA
- a CDS encoding iron-containing redox enzyme family protein, which produces MSTGASARLRTKLLLLEPEFRGATHHMWRSEGLLPRYRTYLRTMHAVIRASVPLMELALDRLRARTASGDPLAAPLAAYLAEHIREEEGHDAWLLEDLRAAGGAPEDALGPPPPPLVASLVGSQYYWIEHHHPVALLGYIAVLEGYAPAPGLTDRIARHTGLPAAALRTVREHSVLDTAHLDELYALLDRLPLGRDREAAVAVSALHSLDALTRLFVRLGRSAPTPSPRGAGPVSPMGVTP; this is translated from the coding sequence ATGAGCACCGGCGCCTCCGCCCGGCTGCGGACCAAACTCCTGCTGCTGGAGCCGGAGTTCCGGGGCGCGACGCACCACATGTGGCGTTCCGAAGGGTTGTTGCCGCGCTACCGGACGTATCTGCGCACCATGCACGCCGTCATCCGGGCCTCCGTCCCGCTGATGGAGCTGGCCCTCGACCGCCTCCGCGCCCGCACCGCTTCCGGCGACCCGCTCGCGGCGCCGCTCGCCGCGTATCTGGCGGAGCACATCCGGGAGGAGGAGGGCCATGACGCCTGGCTGCTGGAGGACCTCCGGGCGGCGGGCGGAGCGCCCGAGGACGCGCTCGGCCCGCCGCCCCCTCCGCTGGTCGCCTCGCTCGTCGGGTCCCAGTACTACTGGATCGAGCACCACCACCCGGTCGCCCTGCTCGGCTACATCGCCGTGCTGGAGGGCTACGCGCCCGCGCCCGGCCTGACCGACCGCATCGCCCGGCACACCGGGCTGCCCGCCGCCGCCCTGCGGACCGTACGGGAGCACTCGGTGCTCGACACGGCGCACCTGGACGAGCTGTACGCGCTCCTGGACCGGCTGCCGCTCGGCCGGGACCGGGAAGCGGCCGTGGCGGTCAGTGCCCTCCACTCCCTCGACGCGCTCACCCGGCTGTTCGTCCGGCTCGGGCGCTCCGCGCCGACGCCGTCGCCGCGGGGAGCCGGACCTGTCTCACCGATGGGAGTCACACCATGA
- a CDS encoding aroma-sacti cluster domain-containing protein, protein MTGPPENGGRPPLPHALYEAGFPVDLLTEEQREVLSGLTPEELALLLDVKSRLDAVGPEVQAHGEIAGGALF, encoded by the coding sequence ATGACCGGACCACCCGAGAACGGCGGACGTCCGCCGCTTCCCCACGCGCTGTACGAGGCGGGCTTCCCCGTCGACCTGCTCACCGAGGAGCAGCGCGAGGTGCTGAGCGGGCTGACTCCGGAGGAACTGGCGCTGCTGCTCGATGTGAAGAGCCGGCTGGACGCCGTGGGACCGGAGGTCCAGGCGCACGGCGAGATCGCCGGGGGCGCGCTGTTCTGA